A stretch of DNA from Lotus japonicus ecotype B-129 chromosome 4, LjGifu_v1.2:
CCAATTGTAACATTAAGATCTGAGGTAACATTTCACATATATATGCTTGATGCAACTACAAAAGTTCACCCATTAAGTGCATGTCTGGATACACAATGTAAAATCACAGTGGACAGGCACAATAACTAAGGTAAGTTGCTTATCTCCACCGTGATTTGTGCTCATTGTGATTTTCAaccatgtatccaaacatgctctAAGACAATCAGACAATCATCCTTGCCTTATTAGATTATACAAAACCAAGTAACAAAGAACAATAAACCCAGAGATAAGTTTTATTTTGTTGTCGGATGTGTAAAGTACAATTCCTTGTGCTTCTCACTAATCCTTGTACATTAACTAGTTAACAACAATAGACGAACAAAAGTTGCTTATTCAGTATAAGGGGCGTGCGTATATACAACCACCACCCCAAAGCTGAAGACGTTTTTCCTTCAAATAAAACCATTTCATTATGACCTTGAAGGATATTGTTCTGGAAGCACTTTTGTTAATGATAAATTACACTAAATACTCCTACACCTGCAAAAGCCTTCACCCCAAGCAGCCAACAGATTTAAGATTGTTCTATCATTTGATTCGATACTACCCGCAAACAAGTAAAATCTACATCCCGCCGCGCAATTCTCTGAAAACTTCCCCTCTGGCCCTGACTACACATGATTAATTATGACAAACGAAAAAGAAACTCCCCCATCAGCAGTTCAGAACCAAATTTTGACTTTGACTAACCTTCAAGACCACTAAATCAAACCCAGAGGCAGTGTTCACTGTTCTTAATGTTCATTCAAACTTCTAAGATTCATAAATCCTATCACAATTTGCAGGGTAATTACATACAAATCGAAATCGAAACCGAAATCCTGTTTAGAAAAGTGGAGCAGAAAAGGAACGACGAGATGATTGGGGGATCGGAACTTACATGAAGAAAGAGGCAGTTAAGACGAGACCGATGGCGAGGGTGAAGACGGAGAGTGTAGGGTACCATGCATCGGGGACAGGGCTGGTGATCGGTTTTGGAGCCTTCAATACACACACAAAGACCCAAATTCAAACACACAGAAATGAAAATGAGATTCAGAAACGAAATTGAATCGATTCGATTCGGAGGAGTTACCATGGCAGAGTGTGGAGATCGCAGTGACGGATCTTGCACGTTCTGAACTTCACCTGCTGCAAACTGCAAATCACCTCACTCTCCTTCTGTCAACTCAGTGTGTATATTTTTCTCCAGCTTACGGTTGCAATGAGCCCAACTTGAAGAGCCCAAATTATAGCTTTTTTTTGCTATGTCTAGCCCAAGTTTGACAAAAAAGGATTATCATTTAAGAAATATCTAAAAACCATAGTTAGAACTTAAGAACCACAAATAATCAATCAAGCATATCTAATAGATAGTTGTAATCCTTAAACATCTAATTGAGGGTTTGACCCCTGAACAGTCTCAACTTAATGTGATCTCAGAGTCTCAACGTTCCAATTGTGGAGATGTTCTGACAAGGTCTCCACTTTACCTTGGCAAAAGATGTAACATCTAGATGTGTATATTTTTCACTAGTATGTACGTGTAAAAATTAAGTTCTAAAAACATCTCATATTAACATGTCTCACTTTTGTATATGCAATCACTTCAGTCCAGGATAGCTTAAAATTGTACTAAAATAGGAAATTGGGCTTGTTCATTTCTTCATTAAATGCGGATTTTCTTACTAAGTATTCATACCAAATGTTGATGTCCATTTCAGAGTGCAAGCTTTGAAGCATTAAGTTCACCTTATACACATCTTACACCAGGCCTATAAGCTTACGATATTACAATTATTTGGACTGCAAATTCATGATGCATATAGTCCTAGACACACCAAATAGCAGCAACCCCTCTTGGTCCAAAAATAACCCCTTAAATACAAGTAGTGTATTCACAATTTAACAAAAAAACTCCTTTCACCCAATTTTATTAACACTACAAGTGCAAAGTCTGGTTCTTTATGTTCTATAGCACAGTGGAGTCCTCATCCCAGAAAAAAAGGCCAACTTCTGTAGTCAAAGGAAATGCTCCTCTTTCCACCACACCAATTTAAAATGCCTCTTGAAAAGCTGGGACTATAAACTGTAGATTAACAAATCCAGGAAAACCAATTTCCACAAAGCAAAATTCAAACATGGGAACCTGGTCATAACTTGAACATAGTTCCATGTTCACTGGCACTACCACCAGAAAGCCTTCTAATTATCTTCCACAACCGCGTGCTTCTTTCGGATCTCAGAGGTTCTGAATAAGAGTTTCTTCTAAATGATTCAGTATCTCGCCTGCCGACTCTTGCGGATGAACTGAATTGTTCTGATGCTGACAAGCATCTTTCAATATCAACTTCAGAATTAAAGTGACTAGCCGAGAAATGTCTTTCATCTTGTAGTTGTCCAGAAACAGTGCTGGCTCCCCCATCTAAAACAACAGATAAATCTTCCTGGCTAGAACTTCTTGAGACTGCAtcttcttttgcttcttcacATTCACTGCATACAAGTTTTAAAGCCTGAACAACCTCACCCATGAAGGGACGGTTTGATACCTCTGGTTGCACACACATTGATGCAATGGCTGCAACTTTAGCTACAATATCAAAAGGCACATCAGCTCCCACAGATGGATCTATTATTGCTTTCAGACCTTCATTACTAGCGAGAAGTGGACGAGCCCACGCAACAAGATTCTCTTGACCAGGAGCTTGTGACATGTCTACAGGTTTTCTTCCCGTCAAAAGCTCAAGAAGAACAACACCATAGCTGTACACATCACTCTTAACAAGAAGATGCCCAGTCATTGCATACTCCGGAGCCACATAACTGAGTTATTTGTTCAATTATGAAAATAAGATGTATCAGGAAATGCATAACAGTGAAAATCAACCAGGAAAAAAAGGGTCCGGCTCCTCTAAAGTGAGTCGGAGGTAAAGTAAGCCATCACAACATTGATCGGGTTGTTTTTTATTGACTTTTCAAATTAGGTGATCACTATTAATGGTGTGATGACTTACTTTGCCCTCTAAAGTGAATCCACTCACTTTAGAGGAGCCAAATCTGGAAAAAAAGGTAGCAACCAAGTTTAGATGTTGTCATGGATTTAAATTCAGTTCTTGTTTCTACTGAAATAAGCTGATAAAAAAAGACAGCAAAACCAGGACTAAATATCCTATGATCATATCGATCCtctcaaaaaaattcaaaaatcatTCGGAAGAAATTTATGTTGCAGTGGGTAGTGTACTAGCCAAGGTGAAAATTTGGAAGACTATTTCTCCAACAAGATATTAATAGGACAGAACTTAGGTACAGTTTCCATGACAAAAAATAAAGCTGTACCCAAAAGTTCCCATGACACGTGTTGATATGTGTATGTTCTGCCCATCCGTTGCTGCCCTAGCCAATCCAAAATCAGCCACTTTTGGTGTAAAATCATCTTCCAACAATATGTTGCTAGACTTGAAGTCCCTATGTATAACGCTGGGACTTGAATCTTCATGCAGATAAGCTAGACCGCGAGCTGCACCAAGAGCTATCTTCATCCGAGCACCCCAATCAAGTGTGCAGTTTTCCTTGTCAACCCCTACCAGAAggccaaataaataaaatggaaaCATTATCTAGAAGGACTAAACAAATGGCATACTACCTCAACCCAAGGCTGAAGTAAGTTAACAAAAAAAACAGATTTAAGTACCATGTAAATGGGATTCCACACTGCCATTTGGAATGAGTTCATAAACTAAGCCTCGGAAGCTGTCCTCAGCACATATACCAATTAACTTGACCAAATTTCTATGGTGAAGACGACTAAGCATCTCAACCTCAGCTAAGAATTCACGGTCACCATGATGATCATCCCTCATTAGAACCTTGACAGCCACTTTTGTTCCTTCTCCGAGGACACCACCGTAAACACGGCCAAAACCaccttctccaagtattcttgAAGCATGAAAATTATCAGTAGCTTTCTCAAGGTCATTCATGGAGAAAGTCTTAGAAGACCCTGTATAAGCAGCAATGCTAGATCGAAATGATGAGGAATTAGAACCAGCCCCTACATTTCCAATTAATGACACACGAGCAGAACCTGTGAAATTCCTGTGTTTTGTAAGCAAAAGGGCTTAAAAATGATAAAACAATGAAATGTTCACATTTATTACGCAGTAAGGAAATATTCCAATGTATATGCCTTGAATAATTTCATTTCAAAATACTATGCTTATGAAAAAAGATATGATTTAAAATCCTTCAAATTGAATTGCTTTTCGAGAAAAGATTTCTGATAAAACACAAGAAGTTATAGAATTAGTTACAAAATAGTCACAATGTTATTTTGGTGGTCATAATTGTGAGGTAAGGACTTAAGCCTTAAGTAGTAGGAGTTAGAAGAGATATTCATTCAGAATTGTTAGCTTCGGTGAATTGAGCAGTAGTTCAGTAATTCAGTTTTAGAAAGGGATTCCCCTTAATTGAAGGCAAAACCTTGGAAGGTGAATCATGTCCTTTTCTGTTCATATTTCATTCACAAATAATAgattcattctttttctttttattccatACATTTCAGTTCTTGTTCATCGGTACATCATAAATTCTGCCATATTTACAATCTATATTAGGTTAGACAATAGTCTAAGTTAATTCATATTTTGTAAATACAGTATTGTTTTCAATGATCAACCACTTAGACAAAGAAACTAACAGGGGAAAATTCACTAGCTAGTTCACCTGGTTCTAAAAATACAAGCGGTTGCATTACCTGGTGTTTTGGTAAGAGAAGGTGGTGAAAGCCTTGGGGTTGAGGCTAGTTGACTAACATGATCTCTAAATTTGAACATGACCCAAGCAACAGCTGTACATAAAACAGCTGCTAGAAAAACTGAAACAGCAACAATGGCAATTATGCCTCTGCTAAGTCCACCTTTATGCTGACTCTTATGTATGTCAACCCCAAGGGGCTTTATTGCCCCTCCATTATTGCCAACAGTGGAATATGGGTCACCATATATGAAGGGAATGCTTGAAGGTGGTAAAGGAGGAGAAAGAGGTAAACCTGTAACATAAATAGCATCCCGTATAATTTCTCACCTAAGAAGTCGAAGGAAAGGTTACTCAAGAAATTGAAATTTATATATACCTGGATAGCTCACATATAACACATCATAGTCGCCAAAGTAGTAAGCCTTTATAACTACCTTTTTATGCCAAAATCTGTCAAAAGTCAGAAAGGCTGTTGTATTATCAAAATTTTCCCCAAGTGGCACCAAATCAATAAGGACAACAGTTTTCTCAGGTTCCTGGTTTGCTTCATTGGCTCCCATAATTCGAATTTGACTTTGTTTCATGAAAACGCCAGTGGCAATTTCAGAAGCCAGCTCTGAAACCAAAGGGAAGAAGGTATAAAGAGGAACACTAAGGCGAAGACCAACTCTCATGGGCGAGACACATCTGCATGGTGCTCCTGGTGGCGAAGTTACATAAGGCTCTGAGCAGACAGTTGATAAACAATCTGAAAAATGCATACGTCAGTCTGATGAACAAGGCACAAAACAGTCCAAAAGTATTGACAGCTATAACTAACTCCAGCATAAAACATATTAAGCAGAGAAAGTGCAAACCTTCATTTGGAGGTGGGGGTGGCAGTGCATGAATCTGAGGCAGGAGGAGCATCTTAGGGCTCTTGATAAAAGACTTCGACGGAGATActtaaggaagaaaaaaaagatactTGCATTAGCAAATAGTAATGAATAATGCACCCTAATATGTTGCTGATAATGAAAGGATGAGATTTTCTAAgttatttttaatgaattaGCAATGATGGAATTTCTGCAACCCAGAAAAAGAAGCGATGGAATTTCAGTTTTTCATAATTTCAATTGGGGGTGAGGGTTAAATTTGATTGATGGAGAAGGAACAAGTGCAACTTGGTTCATGGCtgaatgagtgggggaagaaaatgaagaatctgtgttgcaaaaaaaaaaaacggagAAGATATGCCCTTTGTGTACATCTCATTACCTGGGTTCATTGGTAGTGGAACATGATGTTTTTTCCCACTTGCTGACGACAATGAGGGAGGAATTGCTCTATCTATATCAAAATTGTAATATAGAAATTGGTTATATATTCAATTGCTGCAAAGAACTTTATTAGTGACAATTAAATAAATCATGTACCACAGTAAACCTTAGTGTTTTGAAGTGGGAGGAGAAACCAAACATAATGTAGGAGCAAGGCTGGTAGTTATGTTACTCACATGATGATGATTATAAAATGCTAAAAGGTGACAATGCAGGAGAATAACTGTCTTTATAGGTAGGATATTTATGAAATGAAGTCAATGGCTCAGGAGCATGATGTAATTGCGTTGCTTTTTGTGCAGAAGGAGCTACAGCAGATAAAACAATGGTTGCAATGTTGCATACAAAGTACCAGTTAAATTCAGTCTGTATGTTTGCAAAAACATTCCATCATGATATCAACTTCGTATAATTTGAACTTCATTGGTAGGATAATCTCTCAATAGCTTATGCACATGACTCACTGGGGATTTCTCTAAATAATTTTCTCAATTTTTGGTGCTAGTCTACCTCGAGCAGGGGAATGGATTACATCTGTAAGTGGCTTTGGTGTTTTGTACAAAGGTTCAGCAGCTGGTTCTCCATCCTTTCTCCAATTGGTGCTTCTTGAAGGTGTTGACGTGGGAGAGGGAACAGATGCTGCACCACATGTTTTGTGTCAAATAGATGTCCATGATTTGAACTTTTGAAGTATGACTGTGTTATGCCATTAACATATAAGAAATTAAAGCAGATACAAATATTGAACACTCAAAGAATGATAcacatggaaaaaaaaattgaatattgagagcaaagtttgaagggaatataaaagaaattcggggagggggggggggattttTTCCTCATCAAGAAACTAACTGATAATTGGGTGCTGAAAGTTGTAAGTTTGTAACTAAAGACAAGTTATCAGTAAAGACCTTAATGGTTACATATTACATATTCTACTGCAAGTCCAGTGGCAAAAATTTTGTCTTTAAATATGTTGAACATCTTGCTTGCAAACATCACCAAATAACTATTTGTGTTAAACAGCATCATGATCATTTATTTGTCATTCCTCTATCCATAGATCAGAGATTATGCATGTAAACTAAATATTACATATACTCATGATTGCCCCTTTTTAATCTCAATTCAATTGTTAAGGTATCTGAATTCGTAGTTGTTATGGTTTCTCATACAATAGCAGTTAGTTACAACAAGTATGTGTTTCGATAACCGTTGAGTTAACGTGAAAGCACATTCATCTCAATCCATAAGAAGAGTTTTGTTCACTTTTTACCTCAAAGTGAGTGCTAACATCCGTTAGAACTCACGCCAATGGTATCCAAACATAGATAGTGAGTCAGTTAGAAAAACTAGTTAATTACTTAAGAGAGGTTGAAAGTACAGGGGACGTCTAATCTAAGTAGGAGGGTTACAAGGGACAGACATTTTAGCACTCAGTAAAAAGAGAAGTAGCTCAGTTGTAAGAGAAAATCCATGGAGGAGATTTCTCTCTTCTTCAGATTGATATATAATCGTTGATGAAGATTTGTTCTTTCATTAACTATCTTTCATCAAATTTCTCTGCTACTTTTTGCAGATTCGTGAGAATATTCCTCAGTTTTAAATTATTATGTGTTGGACAGGGAAGATacaatttacccaattgcttgGGTTATCAACAGAAATAGTAATTcaggcaaaaaaaaaaccttttaaACCACTGTAATTTTATATGACTTGCAGAGAGGCTATATATATGGAAATGTAGTTGCTGAATGATTCAACAGAAAAATGTCACTGTACTACaatgttttaaaaacaaatgaCGAGAGGGGTGGAGGAGTTGATAGAACAATATCCTCAAAATTTTCACCTGGTAATTTTGATGGAGACACTACTGGAAAATTTGGATGGACCAATGGTTTATTTACTGGAAATGCACTAATTGGTGATGTGGCTGGTGCTGCATGAATTcaacaatagaaaaaatgtgAGAATTGATAACTTTGACATTAACTTAAAATTTATCTTTCCCACTTCTTTCATCAAAATAAGGTAATAAAATTTACCAGGTAATATGGATGGAGTTGTTATTGGGAAAATAGGGTGGGTCACTGGTGGGATGTGTTCTATTTCCCATGGTGGGGATGCAACAGACTCTGTGCTTCAATGGAAAAAGAGAAAGCTTAGAACCATATAGTTGAATTTCAGAGATGATTCAATAAGATTGTCACCTACTTGGTGAAACTGGCTCAGGAGTGTGACCTTCATCCGTACTCCTCTTAACATTTGGTGGAATACTTCCATGTTGAGTTGGTTGACTGACTGGTGAATTTTCTTTCAAAGTTGCAGGAGGTTTTGCTGCTGAAACTGAACAAAATACAATAGAAAATCAGAATTAGGTTCAATACCAGTTGGAAATTGGCAATGATAGGGGAATCATTTGCAGAAACCTGGAGAAATGGGCTCCAAGGTGTGACCAGTATTTGCATTCCTTTGATGAGCATTTGGCGGTAAACTCCCATGTTCAGGCGGATGGCTGACAGGCAATGTTTTTGGTAAATTAACTGCAAAAGGGGCTGTTAAAAAATCAATGGAAGAGCATATTGTGGTTCAATACTAATGGGAAACTGAAGATGACAAAAGGAATTTTTATTCAggtgataatttttttattttatcactTGCCTGGTGAAATTGGTCCTGGGCCGTGGCCCTTATTTGTTCCCTGCTGAGGAGGATAACTTTGATGTTCAGTCGGTTGGCTGCGTGGTGAATTTTTGGGAACATTGGTAGAAGGTGTTACAATTGGTGCTGTTCAAATATTCGACACAATAGGATATTAGTATCAATACTAATTGGAGGCTGTTGACTATGAAAAGTAAAGCCATCCAGTAAGAATTATTGCAAAATCATAAGACTTCTATCACATACTTGGGGAAATTGGCTCTGCAGTATGACTCTTATTTGCTCTGCTATCATCAACATTAGGTGCCAAATTTCCATGTTCACCTGGTTGGCTAACTGGGGAATTTTCTGGTGATCTGCCAGAAGGTATTGCAACTGGAGCTGTTAAAAAATCCAATAGATGGAGCAGGAATCAGGTTCAATATCAATTGGAAGCTGGACTAAATTCCTCACACAAAAACAAAAGGAAACAATTCAATCATGTACCTGGAGCAGTTGGTGTAGGGGCAGGAGGCCTAACAAAAGGTGCTTTCCTTGGAGGTGGACTTGATTTTACAGATGGTGGCATATTTCCTTGCGCTGTTGATGGTGAAGGAATGACATCATGTGGTGGTGATAATGCTGCTGGGCTTGAACTTGGAGATATGAACGGTTCAATGTCTTTATGCATCTGAGGAGTTGGAGCTGATGAAGGGAGTGGTCTTATATTTGGAGGGTGAGAAAATGACCCTGAATCATGACAAAAGAATCTTCTGATCAGATGTTCCTAAGATTATTTAATGGAATAAGGGAATGGATTACCATTTGGTACTGGTGGAAAGCTTGGAGCAATGTTTCTCGATGAATCTCTTCGGGGTAAAGAACCAGGTGATTCAATAGGGGAAGGATATGTATGCAAGTTTGCTGGAGTTGGGGACATAACAAGCCCTAAAAGGTAACAATATATCAAATACTAGAAGAAACTAAAAGGGATGGTGAACAATTAACTTAAAAAAGTTAACACTGGAGCCATTTAATTTGTATGATATGTAGACATACCATCTGGTTCTGGTGGTAAGCTTGGTGCATTGCCTCCCTTAGACTCTCCATGATTGATAGGACCAAGTGTTTCTGTTATAGGAGGAATGGCAGGAAGGAATAGTGGAGATGGAGATAAGATGGAACCTTAAAGAAGATATCATATCATCAGTTGGAATGCCCAATATACCATTAGGAAAAaggagagaaaataaaaataaaattataaccAGCAAGCTCAAAATTGACATATCAGATGACTAATAAGTCAAGCAAACACATGAGCTCACTTTACTTTAGCATTTAGTTTAACCTTTTGGAATCTTGGTATCACTCTTCAATGTAGTTCTTCTTGTagattttgaattaaaattcaaaatttgtaCTGTATATGTGTTCAATTGACAAGAAAACTTGGCTATAATTCTTTACTATTAACATGTACAAATTTCAAGACTGCAGGCATCTGATTCTTAAGTAATTCACCAGCTTCCAACAATGTTTGATTACTAGTTGTATGACTTTGCAGTGGAGATTTCC
This window harbors:
- the LOC130710985 gene encoding receptor-like serine/threonine-protein kinase ALE2 — its product is MGMGVVLDLMLQLCIIAFAVAAQGSKGSILSPSPLFLPAIPPITETLGPINHGESKGGNAPSLPPEPDGLVMSPTPANLHTYPSPIESPGSLPRRDSSRNIAPSFPPVPNGSFSHPPNIRPLPSSAPTPQMHKDIEPFISPSSSPAALSPPHDVIPSPSTAQGNMPPSVKSSPPPRKAPFVRPPAPTPTAPAPVAIPSGRSPENSPVSQPGEHGNLAPNVDDSRANKSHTAEPISPTPIVTPSTNVPKNSPRSQPTEHQSYPPQQGTNKGHGPGPISPAPFAVNLPKTLPVSHPPEHGSLPPNAHQRNANTGHTLEPISPVSAAKPPATLKENSPVSQPTQHGSIPPNVKRSTDEGHTPEPVSPKSVASPPWEIEHIPPVTHPIFPITTPSILPAPATSPISAFPVNKPLVHPNFPVVSPSKLPASVPSPTSTPSRSTNWRKDGEPAAEPLYKTPKPLTDVIHSPARDRAIPPSLSSASGKKHHVPLPMNPVSPSKSFIKSPKMLLLPQIHALPPPPPNEDCLSTVCSEPYVTSPPGAPCRCVSPMRVGLRLSVPLYTFFPLVSELASEIATGVFMKQSQIRIMGANEANQEPEKTVVLIDLVPLGENFDNTTAFLTFDRFWHKKVVIKAYYFGDYDVLYVSYPGLPLSPPLPPSSIPFIYGDPYSTVGNNGGAIKPLGVDIHKSQHKGGLSRGIIAIVAVSVFLAAVLCTAVAWVMFKFRDHVSQLASTPRLSPPSLTKTPGSARVSLIGNVGAGSNSSSFRSSIAAYTGSSKTFSMNDLEKATDNFHASRILGEGGFGRVYGGVLGEGTKVAVKVLMRDDHHGDREFLAEVEMLSRLHHRNLVKLIGICAEDSFRGLVYELIPNGSVESHLHGVDKENCTLDWGARMKIALGAARGLAYLHEDSSPSVIHRDFKSSNILLEDDFTPKVADFGLARAATDGQNIHISTRVMGTFGYVAPEYAMTGHLLVKSDVYSYGVVLLELLTGRKPVDMSQAPGQENLVAWARPLLASNEGLKAIIDPSVGADVPFDIVAKVAAIASMCVQPEVSNRPFMGEVVQALKLVCSECEEAKEDAVSRSSSQEDLSVVLDGGASTVSGQLQDERHFSASHFNSEVDIERCLSASEQFSSSARVGRRDTESFRRNSYSEPLRSERSTRLWKIIRRLSGGSASEHGTMFKL